From Penicillium digitatum chromosome 5, complete sequence, one genomic window encodes:
- a CDS encoding alcohol dehydrogenase: MSEPSAELESTLRKLSIGGKGPVQDIPRPNVKKFQTAAVTLNHKANSKIHRKPVADSWEDEADLSAPESEEAQPHDEDAAPVLSPTISAEGPLDPPPTPISPQTSNPWMARSASPASAKGPPTRRPEKQTAVAERLIAGALGIRAPKRTEQQRAYDRSVKEQEIRRRNREREEKAKAKEEEERMKASIWNN, translated from the coding sequence ATGTCTGAGCCTAGCGCCGAACTCGAATCCACACTCCGCAAGCTGTCCATAGGTGGAAAGGGCCCAGTACAAGACATTCCCCGACCAAACGTGAAAAAGTTCCAAACAGCAGCCGTGACATTAAACCACAAAGCCAATTCAAAAATACACCGCAAACCTGTTGCAGACTCTTGGGAAGACGAAGCAGACCTCTCCGCCCCGGAAAGTGAGGAAGCCCAGCCCCACGACGAAGACGCTGCCCCGGTGCTCTCGCCAACCATCAGCGCTGAGGGACCGCTAGATCCCCCGCCGACACCTATCTCCCCGCAAACTTCCAACCCGTGGATGGCGAGATCTGCTTCTCCTGCTTCGGCGAAGGGCCCCCCTACCCGTCGCCCGGAGAAGCAGACTGCTGTTGCAGAGCGGCTGATTGCCGGCGCGTTGGGGATCCGTGCCCCAAAGCGGACAGAGCAGCAACGAGCGTACGATCGCTCAGTCAAAGAGCAGGAAATCCGGAGGCGGAATCGCGAGCGTGAAGAGAAGGCTAAGGCtaaagaggaggaagagagaatgAAGGCTTCTATTTGGAACAATTAG